The Haliscomenobacter hydrossis DSM 1100 genome has a window encoding:
- a CDS encoding ThuA domain-containing protein has protein sequence MQIDTGKSPFLPAPLTMEGAPPPRKLHEVEQILGTALKSKKNKKLAELRIVLCAAEKDPGHTKVGLHDYPLWQSRWTRLLNMGQYVEAEPAIHWPSPEQWQHADLIVFNAYNPTWSLEKDSLKLKDRGQELEQFLARGGGLVFIHFALNAGPNGPNARALAAYTGLALHRGQTRYRLTKEWLIDTSHPLAKGFSNLQIPDECYWNFAGNLDSSAKVLANNLQEDSLRPQMWTREHGAGRVFVSVPGHHTWTFDDPLYRILIFRGMMWAARQPMDRLAPLSILGARVEP, from the coding sequence ATGCAGATTGATACCGGGAAATCCCCCTTCTTACCTGCGCCACTGACAATGGAAGGTGCTCCCCCACCCCGAAAGCTCCACGAGGTGGAGCAAATTCTGGGTACTGCCCTGAAAAGCAAGAAAAATAAAAAACTGGCGGAACTGCGCATTGTGCTTTGTGCTGCCGAAAAAGACCCCGGCCATACCAAAGTCGGCTTGCATGATTACCCGCTCTGGCAGTCTCGCTGGACCAGGTTGTTGAATATGGGGCAGTACGTTGAAGCGGAACCTGCGATCCATTGGCCCAGCCCCGAGCAATGGCAACATGCCGATCTCATCGTATTCAACGCCTACAATCCAACCTGGAGTTTGGAAAAAGATTCGCTGAAACTCAAAGACCGTGGCCAGGAACTGGAACAATTCCTGGCCCGTGGTGGTGGCTTGGTCTTTATTCATTTTGCCTTGAATGCTGGGCCTAATGGCCCTAATGCCCGAGCTTTGGCTGCCTATACGGGTCTGGCTTTACATCGGGGGCAGACCCGCTACCGACTGACCAAAGAATGGCTAATTGACACCAGCCATCCCTTGGCCAAAGGTTTTAGCAACTTGCAAATTCCAGATGAATGTTACTGGAATTTTGCCGGAAATCTTGATTCCAGCGCGAAAGTCTTGGCCAATAACCTGCAAGAGGACAGTTTGAGGCCCCAAATGTGGACCCGGGAGCATGGCGCAGGGCGGGTCTTTGTGAGTGTGCCCGGCCATCACACCTGGACTTTTGATGATCCACTGTACCGAATCCTCATCTTCAGGGGCATGATGTGGGCTGCTCGTCAACCAATGGATCGTCTGGCGCCGCTGAGTATCCTGGGCGCCCGGGTGGAACCATAA
- a CDS encoding AAA-like domain-containing protein translates to MRVFNTSGPNIPAKHYTLLREALVEQGIQMVQEERYFTIWAPRQTGKSTYFLLLKAALEKQGYAVLKINVEDLINASLETLVARLEQEFRAIGITLTPIDSLGDLTNFISNLSLKKLVLIVDEIEGLNPALLGQFLHAIRSLYHSRDQNPLKSAILVGVSNIVGVMEDNASPFNIADTLNIPYFTDAETGQLLQQHELESGQIFAPKVIEEIRRITANQPGLVNGFAQQLVSRSQGKSTISYEDYLEVEDWYLNEAIDKNFANILKQAKKHRTFLEKLLFREIEVPFEIDRETIKALHVNGLIRRNAAGMVEFWVPFYKKWLQKAFYPYTNGEKEELSSSLYAPEFFTQAGKLAIDKLIDAYKAYVKRRGFAVFREKDEAGNYTSIKESGLIYSFETFIAAFLLQAQGKSYREANTGLGKSDLILNIKGEEILFESKKYYGFAQFEAGKKQLAYYAESLALQEAVYLVFAPNHLRYPALVQEGQEEIRGVHITTFLIDYDEEKDF, encoded by the coding sequence ATGCGTGTATTTAATACCTCTGGTCCCAATATTCCTGCAAAGCACTATACCCTGCTGCGTGAAGCACTGGTGGAGCAGGGCATCCAGATGGTACAAGAAGAGCGTTATTTTACCATTTGGGCACCACGCCAGACGGGGAAGAGTACCTATTTTTTGCTCCTCAAAGCTGCCTTGGAAAAACAAGGATATGCTGTTCTCAAAATCAATGTAGAGGATTTGATCAACGCATCGCTGGAGACCTTGGTTGCTCGGCTGGAGCAGGAGTTTCGGGCCATTGGCATCACCTTAACCCCCATTGATAGTCTGGGTGACTTGACCAACTTCATCTCCAATTTATCCCTTAAAAAATTGGTGCTCATTGTAGATGAAATTGAAGGGCTCAATCCAGCACTATTGGGGCAGTTTTTACATGCCATCCGCAGTCTGTACCACAGTCGCGATCAAAATCCACTCAAAAGTGCCATTTTGGTTGGCGTTAGCAATATTGTGGGGGTTATGGAAGACAATGCCAGTCCTTTCAACATCGCAGACACACTCAATATCCCTTATTTCACGGATGCAGAAACCGGGCAGTTACTTCAACAGCACGAGCTAGAAAGTGGGCAAATTTTTGCCCCTAAAGTGATTGAAGAAATCCGTCGCATTACGGCCAATCAACCAGGATTGGTCAATGGTTTTGCGCAACAGTTAGTATCTCGCAGCCAGGGTAAATCCACGATCAGCTACGAAGATTACCTCGAGGTAGAAGATTGGTACCTGAATGAGGCCATCGATAAAAACTTCGCCAACATCCTGAAGCAGGCCAAAAAGCATCGGACTTTTTTGGAAAAATTACTGTTTCGCGAAATCGAAGTCCCCTTTGAGATAGACCGTGAGACGATTAAAGCCCTGCATGTTAACGGCCTCATTCGTCGAAATGCCGCCGGGATGGTAGAATTTTGGGTGCCTTTTTACAAAAAGTGGCTTCAAAAAGCCTTTTACCCTTATACCAACGGCGAAAAAGAAGAGCTCAGCAGCAGTTTGTATGCGCCAGAATTTTTCACCCAAGCGGGCAAATTGGCGATTGACAAACTCATTGACGCGTACAAGGCTTACGTCAAAAGAAGAGGTTTTGCCGTGTTCCGCGAAAAAGATGAAGCGGGCAATTATACCTCCATCAAAGAATCAGGTCTCATTTACAGTTTTGAAACCTTTATTGCGGCTTTTTTATTACAAGCCCAGGGCAAAAGTTACCGGGAAGCGAATACTGGCCTGGGAAAAAGTGATTTGATTCTCAACATCAAAGGTGAAGAGATTTTGTTTGAGAGCAAGAAGTACTATGGTTTTGCCCAGTTTGAGGCGGGCAAAAAGCAACTGGCCTATTATGCCGAAAGTCTGGCACTTCAGGAAGCGGTGTACTTGGTTTTTGCTCCCAATCACCTGCGGTATCCGGCTCTGGTGCAAGAAGGACAGGAAGAAATTCGAGGTGTACACATCACTACTTTTTTGATCGATTACGATGAAGAGAAGGATTTTTGA
- a CDS encoding AraC family transcriptional regulator — protein sequence MQKSSGFSGQLIIDVPKAARNKCAELPLINALYICRMGFYPKALYHYYQRPRGTSQVILLYCSGGKGWIQLAQQKLELKAGELFVIPKNCAHSYSADIKKPWTIYWFHLLGSQADEVVQALMGQPTEVFQTVQVGFSEERNELFKQIANTFAKGFSIGNLYFANQLFPHYLSTFITLEHFQQNNTENQVISSTERAIKLMQDNLLQSLSLEQIAQSVHLSTSFFSRKFKEDTGYAPIEYFNQLRIQRACQLLHFSQLRINEIALQIGISDPFYFSRLFKQQMGVSPAKYRKMEGEK from the coding sequence ATGCAAAAAAGCAGCGGTTTTAGTGGACAGTTGATTATCGATGTACCCAAGGCAGCGCGGAACAAGTGTGCAGAATTGCCTTTGATCAATGCCTTGTACATTTGTCGAATGGGTTTTTACCCCAAAGCGCTGTATCACTACTACCAACGGCCGAGGGGTACTTCGCAGGTCATTCTCCTGTATTGCAGTGGGGGAAAGGGCTGGATTCAACTGGCCCAACAAAAGCTCGAACTCAAAGCTGGCGAGTTGTTTGTAATTCCCAAAAACTGCGCTCATTCCTATTCTGCCGACATTAAAAAACCCTGGACAATTTATTGGTTTCATTTGTTGGGGAGCCAGGCGGATGAGGTAGTTCAAGCGCTCATGGGCCAGCCAACCGAGGTTTTCCAAACGGTTCAGGTGGGTTTTTCGGAGGAAAGGAACGAACTGTTCAAACAAATTGCCAACACCTTTGCCAAAGGATTTAGCATCGGCAACTTGTATTTTGCCAATCAATTGTTTCCGCATTACCTCAGCACCTTTATTACCCTGGAGCATTTTCAGCAAAACAACACCGAGAACCAGGTCATCAGCTCAACTGAGCGGGCCATAAAGTTGATGCAAGATAATCTCTTACAATCGTTGAGTTTGGAGCAAATTGCCCAATCGGTGCACCTTTCGACTTCCTTTTTTTCCAGAAAATTTAAAGAAGATACCGGCTATGCTCCGATTGAATATTTCAATCAATTGCGGATTCAAAGAGCTTGTCAATTGTTGCATTTTAGCCAGTTGCGGATCAATGAAATTGCCCTGCAAATTGGCATCAGTGACCCCTTTTATTTTTCGCGGCTGTTTAAGCAACAAATGGGGGTTTCGCCAGCAAAATACCGGAAAATGGAAGGGGAGAAGTAA
- a CDS encoding glycoside hydrolase family 38 C-terminal domain-containing protein, whose protein sequence is MQQFLVLFFFCIAWNMPAQSIQHLYLANDDHTDYMWTGNEVQYDSAFVKMLDYYLLQIDATKNNAPDFQTRFNCDGSYWLHIYEKYRSPAQFNRLVAALRSGHISSPLNTLVSTYGAQPTEAVIRGMYYAGQMERRLGLRFPLAVAMENQTLPLGLSSLWAGSGAKYSWRGVCGCASRLANTQLAQRQHQLYQYRGLDGQGVTMKWYSLKGDNRSLGGYGEARQDKELKDATHSLAQTISELSKLCDSSSTAYPFKIAGAFGYGWDDLDTYVAPAFVTAAQAGTTLQRKVRVSNEVDFFEDVHNTYPNLPHESLAYGNEWDTYCASMNETTAQVRRATEKLRSAEALATVVALRDKTFGQQLQQLRNRAWEGFGLYWEHDWTADGPVKHPERAAWQIRIQQQITTYIDTLFNLARTRLGGQLAKTVLPRFYVFNPLSWVRNDVADLEYAGIYPVRVMDVSTGQEASSQLIQQNGQRYLRVWAENIPSVGYKVFEIQPGSPKPQTAAALVNGEVVQNQFYRIHLRKSGVITELYDSLAQRQLVKATDGRYLNDLGATQLDEGENLVVENAGPVSVTLKAVSKHPLQHSVRLTLYKNSPRIDIQNNIEENFQDLKTWAFSTALNQPRTQHEELGAILSAKKQTRGGHYAAQNARYDWLTFNHFADLSEANYGLTLSNLDCSFFKLGNSSPDSLWEHSAQLNALAGGQTDGPKLGIPAQNGATDLRYHFALRSHQQAFDATEAMKFALEHQNPLVTAMLAGASTPKSKQLHYSLLRITDPGVLLWAIKPAEEGMEQGLITRFWNINNEVKKPNIHFAKPLQQLWESTHLETNLAKLSPRKGILSETFQAQQLKTFRCWLK, encoded by the coding sequence ATGCAACAGTTCCTTGTTTTGTTCTTTTTCTGCATAGCCTGGAATATGCCAGCGCAATCGATTCAACACCTTTACCTTGCCAACGACGACCATACTGATTACATGTGGACGGGCAACGAAGTGCAGTACGACAGCGCCTTTGTAAAAATGCTCGACTATTACCTCCTTCAAATAGACGCTACAAAAAACAATGCCCCCGATTTTCAAACCCGCTTTAATTGCGATGGCAGCTATTGGTTGCACATTTATGAAAAATACCGCAGCCCGGCGCAGTTCAATCGCCTGGTCGCCGCCCTTCGCTCGGGGCACATCAGCAGCCCGCTCAACACCCTCGTGAGCACTTACGGGGCCCAACCCACGGAGGCGGTCATTCGGGGCATGTACTACGCTGGCCAAATGGAGCGCCGCCTGGGCTTGCGCTTCCCGCTGGCCGTGGCGATGGAAAACCAAACCCTACCCCTGGGTTTGAGCTCCTTGTGGGCAGGTTCGGGGGCCAAGTACAGTTGGCGGGGAGTATGCGGCTGCGCCAGCCGGTTGGCCAATACCCAACTCGCTCAACGCCAGCACCAACTCTATCAGTACCGAGGATTGGATGGGCAGGGCGTGACCATGAAATGGTACAGCCTCAAGGGCGACAACCGTTCATTGGGCGGCTATGGAGAGGCCCGCCAGGATAAAGAATTAAAGGATGCCACCCACAGTTTAGCCCAAACGATCAGCGAACTTAGTAAGCTTTGCGACAGCTCTTCCACTGCTTATCCTTTCAAGATCGCCGGTGCCTTTGGGTATGGCTGGGATGATCTCGATACCTACGTTGCACCAGCTTTTGTGACTGCAGCCCAAGCCGGAACTACTCTGCAACGCAAAGTGAGGGTCTCGAATGAAGTAGACTTTTTTGAAGACGTTCACAACACTTACCCCAACTTGCCCCATGAATCCCTTGCTTACGGCAATGAGTGGGACACCTATTGCGCCTCGATGAACGAAACCACCGCCCAAGTGCGCCGCGCCACCGAAAAACTGCGCAGTGCCGAAGCCCTCGCAACCGTGGTCGCACTTCGTGATAAAACCTTTGGCCAGCAATTGCAACAACTGCGCAATCGGGCCTGGGAGGGTTTTGGTTTGTATTGGGAGCACGACTGGACCGCCGACGGCCCCGTCAAACACCCAGAGCGCGCCGCCTGGCAAATCCGCATCCAACAACAAATTACGACTTACATCGATACCTTATTCAACCTGGCGCGTACCCGCCTGGGGGGGCAACTGGCCAAAACTGTACTTCCCCGCTTTTATGTTTTTAACCCGCTCAGTTGGGTCCGAAATGATGTGGCCGATTTGGAATACGCCGGAATTTATCCGGTCAGGGTCATGGATGTAAGCACCGGTCAGGAAGCCAGTAGTCAGTTGATTCAGCAAAATGGCCAGCGGTATTTGCGGGTCTGGGCTGAAAACATTCCCTCGGTGGGGTATAAAGTATTTGAAATCCAGCCTGGTTCGCCCAAACCACAAACAGCAGCAGCTTTGGTCAATGGCGAAGTGGTCCAAAACCAATTTTACCGCATCCACTTGCGCAAGTCCGGAGTGATTACCGAGCTATACGATAGCCTGGCGCAGCGGCAATTGGTCAAAGCGACCGATGGCAGATACCTCAATGACTTGGGCGCTACTCAACTGGACGAAGGCGAAAATTTGGTGGTGGAAAATGCCGGCCCCGTGTCCGTCACCCTCAAGGCCGTTTCCAAACACCCCTTGCAGCACAGCGTTCGACTGACCTTGTACAAAAACAGCCCCCGCATCGACATCCAAAATAACATTGAGGAAAATTTTCAAGACCTAAAAACCTGGGCATTTTCCACGGCTTTAAACCAACCCCGCACCCAACACGAGGAACTAGGGGCTATTCTCAGCGCCAAAAAACAAACCCGTGGTGGACATTATGCCGCGCAAAACGCCCGTTACGACTGGTTGACTTTCAATCATTTTGCTGACTTGAGCGAAGCCAATTATGGCCTTACCTTATCCAACCTGGATTGTAGCTTTTTTAAACTGGGCAACAGCAGTCCCGACTCCTTATGGGAGCACTCCGCCCAATTGAATGCCCTGGCTGGCGGTCAAACGGATGGACCAAAACTGGGTATTCCTGCTCAAAATGGCGCAACTGACTTGCGTTACCACTTTGCCCTGCGCAGCCATCAACAAGCTTTTGACGCTACTGAGGCCATGAAATTTGCCCTGGAACATCAAAACCCGCTCGTAACGGCCATGCTCGCTGGGGCAAGTACTCCAAAGTCTAAACAATTGCATTACTCACTCCTTCGCATCACCGACCCTGGTGTATTGCTTTGGGCCATAAAACCTGCGGAAGAGGGCATGGAACAGGGGCTGATTACCCGGTTTTGGAACATTAACAATGAGGTGAAAAAACCAAATATTCACTTTGCGAAGCCCCTTCAGCAGTTGTGGGAAAGCACTCATTTGGAGACCAACCTAGCCAAATTGAGCCCCCGAAAAGGGATACTAAGTGAAACTTTTCAGGCTCAACAGCTAAAAACTTTCCGCTGTTGGTTGAAGTAG